Genomic segment of Streptomyces sp. NBC_00654:
GGAGAAGGCATCGGGCCTGTGGGCCGGGGACGACTTCCTGGCCGGGTTCAGTCCCGAGCGTATCGCTCCAGGGAACAAGCGCTGGTCGTTCGACGGGACACCGAAGGTGGTGTCCGGGATCGACGCCAAGTCGCTCAACGTGATCAAGGGGTTCTACGACGGGATCTTCCAGACCACGGTCCCTGTGTCCGGGCCCAAGGTCGCCGAGCTGGCGAAGCTGCTGGAGAACACCTTCCGGCTGGTCAACATCTCGCTCATGAACGAGCTGGCGACGCTTGCGGCGCCCCTCGGCGTGAACCTCTGGGAGGCGATCGACGCTGCCGCGACCAAGCCGTTCGGCTTCACACGGTTCACCCCGGGGCCGGGAGTCGGCGGGCACTGCCTGCCCGTCGATCCGCTGTTCCTCTCCTGGAAGGTCGAGCAAGAGCTTGGGACCTCCTTCCGGTTCGTGGACCTCGCCGACGACGTGAACCGGCACATGCCCGACTACGTCGTTCAGCGCGTCGTGGACGGCCTCGACAAGCGCGGCCTGCCGGTCAAGGGATCGCGCATCCTCCTGCTCGGCCTGACTTACAAGTACAACGCCACCGACCTGCGCAACTCCCCTTCAGCGAGAATCGCCGAACTCCTCACCGGCCTCGGCGCCGATGTCCGCGGCGCCGACCCCAACGTCCAGGAGAGCGACACCAGCAAGCTGAACGTGCCCTGGGTCGATGCAAGCCTGCAGGAGGTGGCCGCCACCGATGCCGTGGTGCTCCTCATGGACCACACCCAGTTCGACCTCACCATGATCGAGACGAACGCGTCGTACGTTCTCGACTGCCGCAATCGCCTGTCCGGAACGAACGTCGAAACCCTGTAACTCCCGCACTCCCCTGGCCCGCCGCTGACTTCAACCCCAGGAGTTCTCTTGCGCGACGAATGGGAGCACGCCCACACGGACTACACCAAGCCCGCGCAGCGTCCAGCTCCGGCCTCTCTGGCCGAGAGTGAGGACGACTGGCGTCGCTGCCTGGAAGGTGACACCCCCAATGGCTGGCTGATCCAGCACAGCGCGATGACCGAAGCGCTCGCCAGCGGCCGGCCCATGTACTTGCTGCACACCACCAAGCACATCTCCGCCATCCGCAACAGCGGTGAACTGCACGTCTCCACCGGATGCCTGGTCGGAGCCCTGTACTGCTCCCCGCTCGTCCGCCAGCGCGAGGGATGGCGCCCGCACAACCTCGGCGCGTACCTCATGCAGACGAAGCCGAACACCACGCCCATCATCTTCGAGGTCACCTCGGACGCCCCGATCCCTACCAAGGGCGTGGACTACCTGCACCTCGGCGCCATCCACCTGCGCACGTACTTGCGCTACCAGAGCTTCCTCACCCCGGCCGAGAACGACCATCTCGAACGTGCCCTGACGGCCGGGCTCCGCACCGCGGCTGTGTTCCTCGATACGGCCCTGCGCAACGCCGCCGGCTTCGCCACCAAGGCAACGGAGTTCATCGACCAGTTGGCTGCCGCCGTGCCCGCCGTACCGTTCCTCGGCTATCTGTACTTCGAGGTGCTGTCCGAGTACCTGATGCTCCACTCCGCGACTCCAGAGACCAAGTCCTACGCCCAGGCCGGAGAGCTGAACAACTGGCTGTACAAGAGGCTCGCGTTTGCCGCAGTGGACGGCATGCACGAGTTGTTCGACCTGGCTCGCTTCCAGCCGTGCCACCAGCAGCTCGTCCAGCTCATCGACGGCGTGGAACCGGCTCTCGTCCCAGGGGTCGCCGAGTACGTACGGCGGCGGCTGTCCCACCTGTTCTCCCACACGGCGCTGCACCCGTCCCAGGACGCGGCCACGGTCACCTTTCGGGGCACGGATCTCGGCACGCTCCGGGAAGTCGCGCCGGGGCTGATCGGCCAGATGGTCTTCCGCGAGATCCGGTACATGCCGCGCTACCAGCAGCTCTACCACTGCTTTGAGAAGGCCAAGGCACTGGAGGCGTGGGACTACTGGAACCACGTGGGTATCCCCACGCCCTTCAACGGCATCCTTCCCAAGGGCGAGATCGGGATACACCCCGTCTACCCCCGGTCGGCCATCCGGGCGTGGACGGCCACGCAGGACAGCAAGGGCTTCCTGCATCCCGCCCAGGAGGTCGCCGCCGTCTTCACGCCGCACCTCGCGTCGTGGTGGGCGCCACCTCGTCATCGTGGACAGAAGCCCACCGCCGACTCACGGATCACGGTGGACCGAGGAGCCCCGTCTCCGCTCCCCTCCCACCGGTCATCCATCAAAGGGATCTCCGCATGATTATGAAACCCTTGTCCATCCTTACCGGCATCAACCGCACTTCCGAGCCGTCGTCCGGGAGCCTGATCCTCGTCAACGACCTCTACCGCGCCATGCCCGACACCCATACGATCTACCTCGGCAGGAGACCGGTCAATCAAGAGTGGAAAGCCGCGTTCGATCACCTGATCCCCCTCTCGACGACGAAACGCCCCCAGGGCCCCGGCTTCGACGACTACGTGGACGAGCTAACACAAGAGGTAGGGGCGCTCATTGAGCAGCTCAGGCCGGACGCCATCCACGCCCAGAACGTCGGGTTCGCACTCAGCCTGGCCTTCAGCCGTACCGCCGGCACCATCCCGATCGTCTCGATCGCCCACGGCCCCGAAGTGATGGCGGCCGAACGCAACGCAACGGAACACGCGGTCATGCTCGAAGTCGTCGCCGCCAGCGCCGCGATCGTCACCCCGACCTCCGTCCTCGCCGATCACATCGACCGGCTCACCGGGCGCCGTTTCACCGACCGCATCGCCGTCATCCCGTGGGGCATCCGTCTGGCTGATGCCCAGGTACGCGATCAGCCGTCCATAGGGACCGGGCCCCTGTCTCTGGTGCACGCCGGTCGCCTGGACGACAACAAGTCCACGATCACGGCCGTGGAAGCCCTTGCCCTCACCGATCAGCCCCACTGCCTGACCGTGATCGGCAAAGGGCCCCTGCGCGAGCATCTGGAGCAACGAGCTGTCGAACTCGGCCTGCGGGACCGGGTCCACTTCGAGCGGCACCTGCCCCGTGCTGAGCTGTGGAGCCGCCTGCCGAGCTACGACGCCTTCGTGTTCACCACCAGAGGTCTGGAGGCTTTCGGACTCGCCCTCATCGAGGCCCAAGCTCACGGCCTCCCCGTCGTCTACTCTGCTCTCCCTGGCGTGAAAGCAATCCTCGGGAACGCTGGCACGGCCTTCGCCCCCGGCGACCCGCGCTCGCTGGCCGCGGCACTCGACGAGATGGGCCGGGACTTCCATCTGCGCAAGGCCCTGACCAAGGCGTCTCTCACCAACGCGCGCCGGTACGACATCGTTACCACCGGCTGCCAGCTTCGCGAACTGACGCTCCGCCTTATCTCCTCATGCAGGCACTAGCGGGATCGACCGAGACGCCCGGCGGAGCGAAAGGCGGCGGACTCCACCACAGGAGTCGCCCAACGAACGGCTCGCTCGGTCCATCGTGCGACTGGTGCGCGTGCGCGTCGGCCTGCCCGGCGCAGGGAGAGAGGGGAACCCCATCTCGACCATGTTGGCGACGGAGCTCCTCACTCGACGTCGGCGCCTCCCCTTCGGCTCTTGGCTGCCTGGCCGTCCCTCTCCTGGGCGCGCCGAAGGAGTACGGCCTTCTTCTCCTGCGGCATGTCCGCTTCGGTGAGCACAGCCTCATGTCGCGGGCCGGACGGGACTCCCCGGACCCGGCACCGGACCCGGCCCCCGGGACAGCTCTCAGGCGAAGACCACCGTACGGCGGCCGTTGAGCAGGATCCGCCGCTCCGCGTGCCACTTCACCGCACGCGCCAGCGCCTGGCACTCCACATCGCGGCCGATCGCGACGAGCTGGTCCGGCGTCACGTCATGGCCGACGCGCTCGACCTCCTGCTCGATGATCGGGCCCTCGTCGAGGTCGGCGGTCACATAGTGCGCGGTCGCGCCGATCAGCTTCACCCCGCGCGCATGGGCCTGGTGGTACGGCTTCGCACCCTTGAAGCTCGGCAGGAACGAGTGGTGGATGTTGATGATCCGGCCGCTCAGCTGCTTGCACAGGTCGTCCGAGAGGACCTGCATGTACCGGGCCAGGACGACCAGCTCCACGTCCTCCTCGCGCACCAGCTCCAGCAGCCTCGCCTCGGCGTCCGCCTTGGAGTCCTTGGTCACCGGAAGGTGCCGGAAGGGAATGCCGTACGAGGCGACGAGTTCGGCGAAGTCCGTGTGGTTGGAGACGACGGCCGCGATCTCGACGGGCAGCGCCCCGATCCGGGACCGGAACAGCAGGTCGTTCAGGCAGTGCCCGAACTTGCTGACCATCAGCACGATCCGCATCCGGTCCGCGGACCGGTGGATCTGCCAGTCCATCCGGAAGGAGTCGCCGATGGCCGCGAAACTGGCCCGCAGTTTGTCCACCGTCACCGGGGCGTCCGCCGAGAAGTGGACGCGCATGAAGAAGAGACCCGTGTCGTGGTCGCCGAACTGCTGACTGTCCTCGATGTTGCAGCCGGTCATGAAGAGGTAGCTCGACACGGCGTGCACGATGCCCTGTTTGTCGGGGCACGAAAGGGTGAGGACGTACTGCCCGGATACGGCGTCCGAGGCGGCGGGAGAGGCGGGCTGCGGCGCGGTCATCCCCGTAGGGTGCCACACCCGCCCGGTCTCAGGCGGCCCTGGTCATGATGCGGATGACGTCCAGGGAGCGCGGCGGTATGTCCGGATCCTCGGCATCGTTCACGGCGAGCATCACATGGGCCTCGCGGGCCGCGCGTACGGCCTCCGGCCAGCCATGATGTTCGAGATACGCGGATACGGGGGCGTCCGCGCCGACCTGGTGCATGATGCGCAGCACCCGCAGCGCGGCGACATCGACGGCGGCGGCCTCGGCGGAGTCGCGGAAGATCGTTCCGACGTACTTCTCGGCGGACCAGTTGTCGAGCCAGGTGTCCTCGACCAGGCGGTACACGGCGTCGGTGACGTCCCCGTACCCTTCCCGGCCGGCCAGCCAGCACTCGTGGTGGAAGACGGGATCGGAGAGCATGTGCAGCGCCGAGCGCACGTTGGTGCGCCAGCGCCACCACGGCATGTCATTGAGCGGCATGCCGCCCATGGTGGAGGAGCGACGGCCGCGACGGGAAGTGTTCTCCGAACCTTGCTGCACGGTTGTCGATCGTACGTTCCCTTTTCACGTGTACGTACGGGCCCCTGTAATTCACCTCGATGTCACCGAGCGTTGAACGAAGCACACTGTGGCGTTACCCGGGGGGCGGAAACGTTCAGACCCATGACCGGACGGCGACGCCCCACCTCCCCCCGCCCCTACACGTTCGTCACATGTACGGCGGCGGCCGGGGCGTTCCTGATATCCGGCTGCGGTGTGCTCCCTGGGGCCTCGGGGGGCTCCAGGGGGCCCGTCACCGTGATGACGTGGGCGCCCGACCGTTCGGACGACGTGGCCGCGGTGAACATGTCGGGGATGACGGCGATGGCGAGGACGTACGCCCGCTGGGTCAACGGCCAGGGCGGCATCGGCGGACGCCGGCTGAAGGTGATCATCTGCAACGAGGGCGACACCTCGGTCGGCGCGGAGAAGTGCGCCCGGGAGGCCGTCCGGGAGAAGGTGACCGCGGTCGTCGGCTCGTACAGTCGGCACGGGCGGTCCTTCATGGCTCCGCTGGAGGCCGCCGGCGTTCCGTACATCGGCGGCTACGGGGCCTCCGACGAGGAGTTCACCAGCTATGTCTCCTACCCGGTCAACGGCGGCCAGTCTGCGCTCCTCGCGGGCAACGGCAAGCAGCTGGCGGCCGGCTGCGACCGGGTGTCGCTCGTCCGGCCCGACTCGATCGCCGGCGACGGCATGCCGCCGCTCCTCGACGCCGGCCTCCTGGACGCCGAACGGCCCGAGTCCGTCGACATCCTGGCGCCCGAGGACGCCACCTCGTACGACGACCAGGCGGCCAAGGCGCTGGAGCGGGCCGGTGACGGCTGTGTGACGGCGGTGCTCGGCGACCGTACGGAAACCTTCTTCGACTCCTTCCGGCGGCTCGAACCGGAGACCGGCGGGGCGCGGATCTCCTCCGTGCTCGGCAGCGTCGGTCAGCCGCTCATCGACCGTACGGGCGGCCGGAACAGCCCGTTCGAGGGGGCGTACGTCACCGGCTGGTACCCGGACTCGGGCGACGCGCGCTGGGACACGATGCGCGAGGTGATCCGGGAGCACGCGTTCGGCGACAACCGGGTCGACCCGCAGGACACGGGGGTGCAGACCACCTGGATCGCGTACACGGCGCTGCGGGCGGTCATCGAGTCGCTCGGCGGCTCCGAGGTCACCTCCGGCACGGTGACCACCGCCCTCAACCGCGGCGCGGAGGTCGACACGGGCGGCCTGACCCCGGTCCTGCGCTGGCGCTACAAGGACATGCTCGGCTCGTCCGCGTACCCCCGGATCGTCAACGCCAAGGTGACGTTCCAGGTGGTCCGGGAGGGCCGTCTCGTCGCCCAGAAGAAGGGCTTCGTGGATGTCACGGAGACCCTGACGGCGGCCCCGAACGTCAAGGGCTGAGCCGGCGGGCGGGCCGCCGGTACCGCCGCGGCCCGCTCCCCCGTGCGTCCACCGGCCGCCGGTCATCCGGCCGCCGGTCATCCGGCTGCCGGTCATCCGGCTGCCGGTGAACCACCGCGGCTCAGAGCTGGGTGGGGGCGTGCTTCGTCAGGCCGTACTTCTCGGCGATGCTGTTCCACTGGCCCGACGCCTGGACCTTGGCCTTGCTCGCCACGCTGCTGCGTTCGGTGGCCTTCACCGTCTCGTTGGTCGACCTGGCCTTGCCGCCCTTGCAGACCTTCTTGTTGTTCTTGGCCTGCCCGGCCCACGCGGCGTAGTGGTCGTCGGCCGACGCGGACGCCTCCCACGCCCTGGTCAGTGAGGCGGTGAGCGCGGCGTGGTTCGGCAGCTTGTCCACCGTGAGGCCCTGGAGCCTGGTCACCAGATCACGGCGCTGCTGGGCCGCGCCCTTCAGATCGGTGGCCGCCTGGTCCAGCGCCTGGCACGACTTGATCTTCTCCACGGCGCCGATCACCGTCGAACGGCTGTTGTTGCTGTCGGCCAGCAGCTTGTCCAGCGCCTCCGCCTGCGACTTGGCGGGATCGGCGGCCTGGGTGCTCGGCTCGGCCACCGGTGAACTCCCGGCGGCGACCGGCTGCTTGTCGTCCTTCTTGTCGTCGTCGCCACCGCTCATCAGCGCGCCCGCGCCGAGCCCGATGACAGCGCAGCCGACGACGACCGCGGCGATCAGGGGGATCGCCGCGGACCGCTTGCGCGGCGCGGGGCCGTCCCCCCGCCCCCGGGACGGCTCGTGCGGCCCCGCCGCGCCCGGGAACGCCTGCGGCGCCGGCTGGTAGGGCTGCTGCCCGGCCTGCGGGGGCAACTGCCCGCCCTGCGGCTGCTGGTGCTGCTGGCCCTGGTACTGCTGGTGCTGCGGCGGCTGGTGCTGTCGCGTGGCGTCGACGTGCGGCATCTGCTGCGTGGCGCCCGCGGGCGCCTCGCTGCGGAACAGGTTGTCGAACTCCGCGGGCGGCTGCCGGTCCCCCGGCGCCCCGGGCCGGATCCCGTACGGCGCGCCACCGGGCACCGGCGGTATGTACTGCGTCGCGTCCGAGTCACCCGGCTGCGGCGCGGGACCGGACTGCGGCACCTGCCCCAGATACGCGGTGGACTCCGCGGGACGCTCGGGCGGCAGACCGCCGGCGGAAGGCCCCCCGTGGACGGGTCCGGCGCCGCCGGGGACGGGCGCGATGTACTGCGTGGCGTCCGCGTCCCCGCCCGGTATGCCCGCGCCGGGTATCCCCGTGCCCGGTACGGCCTCCGGCGGCAACGGCTGCGCGTAGGGCTGGGGCCGGCCCTGCGACGGCTGGGGCTGGTACGGGCCCGGCTGCTGCGGGGGCTGCTGCTCCGGGACCTGCTGGTACGGCACCGGCTGCTGGTACTGCGCGGGCCGCAGCTGATGGGGCTGCGGGCCCGCCTGCGGCTGCGGCTGCGGCTGCGGCTGCTGCGGCTGCTGATACGGACCCGGCTGCGCGGGCGGCAACGGCTGCGCCTGCGGGTACCCCTGCTGCGCCTGCTGCCCCGGTGCCTGGGCGTCCGGGTGTGGAGGCTGGGCGGACTGCGGCCCCCAGTGCTGCCCCCATGGCTGCCCGCCCGCGGGCGCGGCCTGCTCGGCCGGGCCGCCCGCGTCACCCCCCGGCGTCCAGGGGGCACCACCCTCCGCGGGCAGCACGACACCTTCGTGCGCGGGCCGTACAGCAGGGAGCTGCCGCTCGTCACCCTGTCCGCTCTGCGTCACCGGGACTCCTACGTGTAAACCTA
This window contains:
- a CDS encoding nucleotide sugar dehydrogenase, producing MQIVVAGQGYVGLPLAVRAAEVGHRVIGYDVDAHRIQQLAAGHSYVEDVTSARLRAVLDSRDYSATTDASALAGFDIAVITVPTPLRDGVPDLSYIETCARTLGEHLRPGATVVLESTTYPGCTEELLVPILEKASGLWAGDDFLAGFSPERIAPGNKRWSFDGTPKVVSGIDAKSLNVIKGFYDGIFQTTVPVSGPKVAELAKLLENTFRLVNISLMNELATLAAPLGVNLWEAIDAAATKPFGFTRFTPGPGVGGHCLPVDPLFLSWKVEQELGTSFRFVDLADDVNRHMPDYVVQRVVDGLDKRGLPVKGSRILLLGLTYKYNATDLRNSPSARIAELLTGLGADVRGADPNVQESDTSKLNVPWVDASLQEVAATDAVVLLMDHTQFDLTMIETNASYVLDCRNRLSGTNVETL
- a CDS encoding glycosyltransferase family 4 protein, whose amino-acid sequence is MKPLSILTGINRTSEPSSGSLILVNDLYRAMPDTHTIYLGRRPVNQEWKAAFDHLIPLSTTKRPQGPGFDDYVDELTQEVGALIEQLRPDAIHAQNVGFALSLAFSRTAGTIPIVSIAHGPEVMAAERNATEHAVMLEVVAASAAIVTPTSVLADHIDRLTGRRFTDRIAVIPWGIRLADAQVRDQPSIGTGPLSLVHAGRLDDNKSTITAVEALALTDQPHCLTVIGKGPLREHLEQRAVELGLRDRVHFERHLPRAELWSRLPSYDAFVFTTRGLEAFGLALIEAQAHGLPVVYSALPGVKAILGNAGTAFAPGDPRSLAAALDEMGRDFHLRKALTKASLTNARRYDIVTTGCQLRELTLRLISSCRH
- the purU gene encoding formyltetrahydrofolate deformylase encodes the protein MTAPQPASPAASDAVSGQYVLTLSCPDKQGIVHAVSSYLFMTGCNIEDSQQFGDHDTGLFFMRVHFSADAPVTVDKLRASFAAIGDSFRMDWQIHRSADRMRIVLMVSKFGHCLNDLLFRSRIGALPVEIAAVVSNHTDFAELVASYGIPFRHLPVTKDSKADAEARLLELVREEDVELVVLARYMQVLSDDLCKQLSGRIINIHHSFLPSFKGAKPYHQAHARGVKLIGATAHYVTADLDEGPIIEQEVERVGHDVTPDQLVAIGRDVECQALARAVKWHAERRILLNGRRTVVFA
- a CDS encoding ABC transporter substrate-binding protein, translated to MTGRRRPTSPRPYTFVTCTAAAGAFLISGCGVLPGASGGSRGPVTVMTWAPDRSDDVAAVNMSGMTAMARTYARWVNGQGGIGGRRLKVIICNEGDTSVGAEKCAREAVREKVTAVVGSYSRHGRSFMAPLEAAGVPYIGGYGASDEEFTSYVSYPVNGGQSALLAGNGKQLAAGCDRVSLVRPDSIAGDGMPPLLDAGLLDAERPESVDILAPEDATSYDDQAAKALERAGDGCVTAVLGDRTETFFDSFRRLEPETGGARISSVLGSVGQPLIDRTGGRNSPFEGAYVTGWYPDSGDARWDTMREVIREHAFGDNRVDPQDTGVQTTWIAYTALRAVIESLGGSEVTSGTVTTALNRGAEVDTGGLTPVLRWRYKDMLGSSAYPRIVNAKVTFQVVREGRLVAQKKGFVDVTETLTAAPNVKG